A single Gemmatimonadota bacterium DNA region contains:
- the lpxD gene encoding UDP-3-O-(3-hydroxymyristoyl)glucosamine N-acyltransferase, with amino-acid sequence MALTAREIAQLVGGELRGDPESAVDGVAALDRAGPRHATFLASARYSEQLAECHAGIVLVARELADATCGAPSRIVVERPHEALQTILPLLYDLAPAEPWIAPTARIGHGVQLGAGVRIEDYVVLGDGVKIGDGTRLYPHVTVYSGGEIGARCAIHSGVRIASDGFGYVFRNGRHEKIPHVGRCIIGDDVEIGANTTIDRGSIDDTVIGAGTRIDNLVQIGHNVRIGSLCLLMSQVGIAGSAHIGNGVIIAGQAGIGGHVTIGDGARIAGQAGVFGDVPAGESWSGYPARPHRESLRATGALFKLTGIIRKLEKLVDDKAPA; translated from the coding sequence ATGGCGCTGACTGCACGGGAAATCGCGCAGCTCGTCGGTGGCGAGTTGCGCGGTGACCCGGAGTCTGCGGTGGATGGCGTGGCTGCGCTCGACAGGGCGGGGCCACGCCACGCTACTTTTCTGGCCTCGGCTCGCTACTCCGAGCAACTGGCGGAATGTCACGCCGGGATTGTGCTCGTTGCCCGCGAACTGGCTGACGCAACATGCGGCGCGCCGAGCAGAATCGTCGTCGAGAGGCCGCACGAGGCGTTGCAGACAATACTTCCCCTGCTGTACGACCTTGCGCCAGCGGAACCGTGGATCGCACCTACCGCGCGGATTGGACACGGCGTGCAACTTGGCGCCGGCGTCCGTATCGAAGACTACGTGGTGCTGGGCGACGGGGTGAAGATTGGCGATGGCACGCGGCTGTATCCGCATGTGACGGTATACAGCGGCGGCGAGATCGGTGCGCGGTGCGCGATCCATTCTGGTGTACGTATCGCGAGTGACGGCTTTGGATACGTGTTCCGAAACGGCCGGCACGAAAAGATTCCGCACGTGGGACGCTGCATAATTGGTGACGACGTGGAGATCGGCGCGAATACGACGATCGATCGCGGCAGCATCGACGACACGGTAATCGGCGCCGGCACGCGCATCGACAACCTCGTGCAGATTGGACACAACGTGCGAATCGGATCGTTGTGTCTGCTGATGTCGCAGGTCGGCATAGCAGGCTCGGCGCACATCGGCAACGGCGTCATCATCGCGGGGCAGGCCGGTATCGGCGGCCACGTGACGATCGGCGACGGTGCGCGCATCGCCGGCCAGGCGGGCGTATTCGGAGACGTTCCGGCCGGCGAATCGTGGTCCGGCTATCCCGCGCGCCCGCACCGCGAATCATTGCGCGCGACTGGCGCGCTGTTCAAACTGACTGGTATAATCAGGAAATTGGAGAAGCTTGTTGACGACAAGGCGCCCGCATGA
- a CDS encoding OmpH family outer membrane protein: protein MSKWMHSAMFAAATLALAPSAFAQATPLKLAYINSQKILAEAPGRAEAESTYNKEMATARAQLQQMDDSLKGMVATYEKDAPGLDSARKEARGKTIRDTEAAFTQRAQDLNNQMQQRQADLARPLMDQVSQVLDQVRSQGGYSMIFDVGAQGSALVSADKSLDLTDMVLAKLKALGPPKTGATPATTTSAKPLGPAQKPAGVTRPKP from the coding sequence ATGAGCAAATGGATGCACTCCGCGATGTTTGCGGCAGCGACACTCGCACTCGCTCCTTCGGCATTCGCACAGGCGACGCCGCTCAAGCTGGCCTATATCAACTCCCAGAAGATCCTCGCGGAAGCGCCGGGTCGGGCGGAGGCCGAGTCGACGTACAACAAGGAGATGGCGACAGCGCGGGCGCAGCTGCAGCAGATGGACGACTCGCTCAAGGGGATGGTCGCGACCTATGAAAAGGACGCGCCTGGCCTGGACAGCGCACGCAAGGAAGCGCGCGGCAAGACGATCCGCGACACGGAAGCCGCGTTCACGCAGCGCGCGCAGGATCTGAACAACCAGATGCAGCAGCGCCAGGCAGATCTGGCACGACCGCTCATGGATCAGGTGTCACAGGTGCTCGATCAGGTCCGCTCGCAGGGCGGCTACAGCATGATCTTTGACGTCGGGGCTCAGGGCAGTGCACTGGTCTCGGCAGACAAGTCGCTCGATCTCACCGATATGGTTCTCGCAAAGCTCAAGGCGCTTGGTCCGCCGAAGACAGGGGCCACGCCAGCGACCACCACGTCCGCGAAGCCACTCGGACCAGCACAGAAGCCGGCGGGCGTGACGCGTCCAAAGCCGTGA
- the bamA gene encoding outer membrane protein assembly factor BamA, giving the protein MPDTITVTGNSRVDNATVRATIGLVPKTTLNYRDVQRAVKALYATGNYDDVHVICTVDPKTNKASLDVQVKERPVLASMSIHGVDQVSAKDVKERLDLPIGTAVDPAKVALAISRTDSLYESRGFYLARVHVDSSLANDQLTLRFDVTEGRRLAISGIGVTGNRSVPSRAIVGAMETKPEGFWWFRNGEFDDATFAGDLTDRIPSLYASRGYIDFRLLQDTMRVDKKNGKGEIQLNVQDGPRYTVGNFEILGNKRFTQEQLRNYFPFDREDRSLAESALGLFHHTYKNPKGTFDESRWTDATEKVKEAYSNEGYIYAVVTPVEERVPSQDSVRKVNLRWDIEEKSPAIVNRIDIAGNDYTYESCIREQIVMAPGQVFKRDYLIRSYQNIANLNFFDSPMPEPEVTPDENGDVDITFKVKEKRTGNVNFGASMGQGTGLGGFIGLDQPNLFGRCKRAQLNWQFGKYINDFSLTYSDPNIRDSRISGSVTAYDTKTRYTIADLGQSTRVGGQIQFGFPVPNSYFSRIFLSYGGESVKYANEQGTLLSTIITSCKSCFRSSLGVSYQHDTRLGLPFATQGGLQNFSASFNGGPLGGTANFQKYTTELRSYAPLAYIGGNPLGGEPMTIVAGLTARAGAVLGDPGPFFSSQSFALGGTQYGEPLRGYCEFSITPAGYDPSACNGNAKTTSFGNAFFVTTAELGLRVNQSVYLDTFMEGGNVWQRPRDFDPTRLFRSVGVGGSVVSPLGPLGVDFAYGLDRVDAQGHSNPGWKVHFKLGQYF; this is encoded by the coding sequence GTGCCCGATACAATCACGGTGACGGGCAACTCGCGTGTCGACAACGCGACGGTGCGCGCCACCATAGGCCTGGTTCCCAAGACCACTCTCAACTACCGCGATGTGCAGCGCGCAGTCAAAGCGCTGTACGCAACCGGCAATTACGATGACGTTCACGTCATCTGCACTGTCGATCCAAAGACCAACAAGGCTTCGCTCGACGTACAGGTGAAGGAGCGACCCGTACTTGCGAGCATGTCGATCCACGGCGTGGATCAGGTATCGGCGAAGGATGTGAAGGAGCGCCTCGATCTTCCCATCGGAACCGCCGTCGATCCAGCGAAAGTCGCGCTCGCGATCTCGCGCACGGATTCGCTGTACGAGAGCCGCGGATTCTATCTCGCTCGAGTGCATGTCGATTCATCGCTTGCAAACGACCAGCTGACGCTGAGGTTCGACGTCACTGAAGGACGGCGTCTCGCAATTTCCGGTATAGGCGTTACGGGAAATCGCTCGGTTCCCTCGCGCGCGATTGTCGGTGCGATGGAGACCAAGCCAGAAGGGTTCTGGTGGTTTCGCAACGGCGAATTCGACGATGCAACATTCGCGGGCGATCTCACCGATCGCATTCCGTCGCTGTATGCGAGTCGCGGCTACATCGACTTCAGGCTGTTGCAGGACACCATGCGAGTGGACAAGAAGAACGGCAAGGGTGAGATCCAGCTGAACGTTCAGGATGGTCCGCGCTATACGGTGGGCAATTTCGAGATTCTCGGGAACAAGCGCTTCACACAGGAGCAGCTTCGTAACTACTTCCCGTTCGATCGCGAGGATCGCTCGCTGGCGGAGAGTGCCCTCGGTCTGTTTCACCACACGTACAAGAATCCCAAGGGCACCTTCGACGAATCTCGCTGGACCGACGCGACGGAGAAGGTGAAGGAGGCGTACAGCAACGAAGGGTACATCTACGCTGTCGTGACTCCAGTGGAGGAACGGGTTCCGTCGCAGGATTCCGTGCGCAAGGTCAACCTGCGTTGGGACATCGAGGAAAAGTCGCCGGCGATAGTGAATCGAATCGACATCGCGGGCAACGACTACACGTACGAGTCGTGCATACGCGAGCAGATCGTCATGGCGCCAGGCCAGGTGTTCAAGCGCGACTATCTGATTCGCAGCTATCAGAACATCGCGAATCTGAATTTCTTCGATTCGCCAATGCCAGAGCCCGAGGTCACGCCCGACGAGAACGGCGACGTCGACATCACGTTCAAGGTGAAGGAGAAGCGCACCGGCAACGTCAACTTCGGCGCATCGATGGGCCAGGGAACCGGTCTCGGCGGATTCATCGGTCTGGACCAGCCGAACCTGTTCGGCCGCTGCAAGCGCGCGCAGCTCAACTGGCAGTTCGGCAAGTACATCAACGATTTCAGCCTCACGTATTCCGATCCCAACATTCGCGACTCGCGCATTTCCGGATCGGTGACTGCGTACGACACCAAGACGCGCTACACCATCGCCGACCTCGGTCAGAGTACGCGCGTCGGTGGTCAGATCCAGTTCGGCTTCCCGGTTCCCAATTCATACTTCAGCCGCATCTTCCTGTCCTATGGCGGCGAGTCGGTGAAGTACGCCAATGAGCAGGGAACGCTGCTCAGCACCATCATTACGAGCTGCAAGAGCTGTTTCCGGTCGTCGCTCGGCGTGTCGTATCAGCATGACACGCGACTTGGACTTCCGTTCGCGACGCAGGGTGGATTGCAGAACTTCAGCGCCTCGTTCAACGGCGGCCCGCTCGGTGGAACCGCGAACTTCCAGAAATACACGACGGAGCTCCGCTCCTATGCGCCGCTGGCGTACATCGGCGGGAATCCGCTTGGTGGCGAGCCGATGACGATCGTGGCTGGCCTCACGGCGCGCGCAGGTGCAGTGCTGGGCGATCCGGGACCGTTCTTCTCGTCGCAGTCGTTCGCACTCGGTGGCACGCAGTACGGTGAGCCGCTGCGCGGCTATTGCGAATTTTCCATCACGCCGGCCGGATACGATCCATCGGCGTGCAACGGCAACGCCAAGACCACCTCATTCGGGAACGCGTTCTTTGTCACGACCGCGGAGCTGGGGCTCCGGGTGAATCAGTCGGTGTATCTGGATACGTTCATGGAAGGCGGTAACGTATGGCAGCGGCCGCGGGACTTCGATCCCACGCGCCTCTTCCGCAGTGTAGGCGTGGGCGGCTCAGTGGTGAGTCCGCTCGGCCCTCTTGGTGTCGACTTCGCGTACGGCCTGGACAGGGTCGACGCGCAGGGGCACTCTAACCCGGGGTGGAAAGTCCACTTCAAACTTGGACAGTACTTCTAG
- a CDS encoding PEP-CTERM sorting domain-containing protein (PEP-CTERM proteins occur, often in large numbers, in the proteomes of bacteria that also encode an exosortase, a predicted intramembrane cysteine proteinase. The presence of a PEP-CTERM domain at a protein's C-terminus predicts cleavage within the sorting domain, followed by covalent anchoring to some some component of the (usually Gram-negative) cell surface. Many PEP-CTERM proteins exhibit an unusual sequence composition that includes large numbers of potential glycosylation sites. Expression of one such protein has been shown restore the ability of a bacterium to form floc, a type of biofilm.): protein MSIAKLLLATAIAAAPISVVSGQSGAPADTGSDHNARGWIAGAGAVAGAGLFMAFTHSGHNPSDNGSSFNLHSATTPGAHDPAPTGGATPPSPADTTTTPADTGTVTPPQQPGPQSNPPSFNDGNPPPNNGPNAPTGETPPPNDDQGFVPDASTVPEPGSAALLLTGIVGLAPLLRNRRK, encoded by the coding sequence ATGTCTATCGCCAAGCTCCTCCTTGCCACAGCAATCGCTGCTGCCCCAATCAGCGTAGTGTCCGGCCAGTCGGGCGCGCCAGCCGACACTGGCAGCGACCACAATGCCCGCGGATGGATCGCCGGCGCGGGGGCTGTCGCCGGAGCAGGCCTCTTCATGGCCTTCACACATTCCGGACACAACCCGTCCGACAACGGTTCCAGCTTCAATCTCCACTCGGCGACGACGCCCGGCGCGCACGATCCCGCTCCAACGGGCGGCGCGACGCCACCGAGCCCCGCCGACACGACGACGACTCCGGCAGACACAGGCACTGTAACCCCGCCCCAGCAGCCCGGGCCCCAGAGCAACCCGCCCTCGTTCAACGACGGCAACCCGCCGCCGAACAACGGGCCCAACGCTCCCACCGGCGAGACGCCGCCGCCCAACGACGATCAGGGCTTCGTACCGGACGCCAGCACGGTCCCGGAACCCGGCTCGGCTGCCCTTCTGCTCACGGGCATCGTCGGACTGGCACCGCTGCTCCGTAATCGCCGCAAGTAG
- a CDS encoding ATP-dependent Clp protease ATP-binding subunit: MNGYNFTERVRKVLAMAREEAARLHHEYVGTEHILLGLIREGEGVAAAVLQNLSIDLDDIQQKIEETVKKGKATVATGPDLPYTSRAKKVLELAMAEARELNHSYVGTEHLLLGLLREEKGIAAQVLTDAGINLDEARKETLRLLGTELPQGAGAAATAGAPATPPAAKGEKKSKTPALDHFCRDLTQLAAEGQLDPTIGRAKEIERVMEILTRRKKNNPVLIGEPGVGKTAIVEGLAQLIATGECPDSLRDNRVLSLDMAAVIAGTKYRGQFEERLKAVMNEIAQNKNIILFIDELHTLVGAGAAEGAIDASNMLKPALARGELQCVGASTLNEYRKYIEKDGALERRFQTVVVEPPSVDDTVEILKGLRSKYEDHHKVTIPDLTLVAAAKMSERYITDRFLPDKAIDVIDEAGARARLATQAPPPEVIALKHDLEGVNAEKETAVRDQNFERAASLRDKERDLQAQIKHAQEDWDKRRQSHRPVLGEDEISFIVSRWTGIPVRRLQEAETARLLRMEDELHASVIGQDEAIRALSRSIRRSRAGLKDPARPIGSFIFSGPTGVGKTELARSLAKFLFADASALIRVDMSEYMEKFSVSRLIGAPPGYVGYEDSGTLTKAVRRKPYSVILLDEIEKAHPDVFNILLQVLDEGHLTDNYGRVIDFKNTVVIMTSNVGAKDITKGGTLGFNTGESRDSFERIVQRVKEEMSHTFNPEFLNRLDDVIVFHPLSRENIRSIVDVVLRDVQKRLADEELVLRLTESAADFLVKHGYDDKFGARPLKRAIQRYIEDPLSEKILMAEFAKGDEIEVDTAAEGEKLEFRVMTKASAA; encoded by the coding sequence ATGAACGGATACAACTTCACGGAGCGGGTGCGCAAGGTTCTCGCGATGGCACGCGAGGAAGCGGCGCGTCTGCACCACGAATACGTCGGCACCGAGCACATTCTGCTCGGGCTGATTCGCGAAGGCGAAGGCGTTGCAGCGGCGGTCCTGCAAAACCTCAGCATCGATCTCGACGACATTCAACAGAAGATCGAAGAGACGGTGAAGAAGGGGAAGGCAACTGTCGCTACGGGTCCGGATCTACCCTACACATCACGCGCAAAGAAAGTTCTCGAGCTTGCAATGGCTGAAGCTCGCGAGCTCAATCACTCATATGTCGGTACGGAACACCTTCTGCTCGGCCTTCTGCGCGAGGAGAAGGGAATTGCAGCACAGGTACTGACCGACGCTGGAATCAATCTCGACGAAGCGCGCAAGGAAACGTTGCGTCTGCTCGGCACCGAGCTTCCGCAGGGTGCGGGTGCCGCGGCCACAGCCGGTGCACCAGCCACACCGCCAGCCGCCAAGGGCGAGAAGAAGTCCAAGACTCCCGCACTCGATCATTTCTGCCGCGATCTCACGCAGCTTGCGGCCGAAGGGCAGCTCGATCCGACGATCGGGCGCGCAAAGGAAATCGAGCGCGTTATGGAAATCCTCACGCGCCGGAAGAAGAACAATCCAGTTCTGATCGGCGAGCCTGGTGTCGGCAAGACGGCGATCGTCGAAGGACTGGCGCAGCTGATAGCAACTGGCGAGTGCCCTGATTCCTTGCGCGACAACCGCGTGCTGTCGCTCGACATGGCGGCGGTCATCGCTGGCACCAAGTATCGCGGCCAGTTCGAGGAGCGCCTCAAGGCCGTGATGAACGAGATCGCGCAGAACAAGAACATCATTCTCTTCATCGACGAGCTGCACACGCTCGTTGGCGCTGGCGCTGCAGAGGGCGCAATCGACGCGAGCAACATGCTCAAGCCAGCGCTTGCGCGCGGCGAGCTGCAGTGCGTCGGCGCATCGACGCTCAACGAGTACCGCAAGTACATCGAGAAGGACGGCGCTCTCGAGCGTCGCTTCCAGACTGTAGTCGTCGAGCCGCCCTCGGTCGACGACACGGTCGAGATACTGAAGGGACTGCGCAGCAAGTACGAGGATCACCACAAGGTGACGATCCCCGATCTCACGCTCGTCGCGGCCGCGAAGATGTCGGAGCGCTACATCACCGACAGATTCCTTCCGGACAAGGCGATCGACGTGATCGACGAGGCTGGCGCTCGCGCACGTCTCGCGACGCAGGCTCCGCCGCCCGAGGTCATCGCGCTCAAGCATGATCTCGAAGGCGTGAACGCGGAAAAGGAAACTGCGGTGCGCGATCAGAACTTCGAGCGTGCAGCGTCGCTGCGCGACAAGGAGCGCGATCTCCAGGCGCAGATCAAGCACGCGCAGGAAGATTGGGACAAACGTCGTCAATCGCATCGTCCGGTGCTCGGAGAGGATGAGATCTCCTTCATCGTGAGTCGCTGGACCGGCATTCCGGTTCGACGGCTGCAGGAAGCGGAGACTGCGCGTCTGCTCCGGATGGAGGATGAGCTTCATGCATCCGTCATCGGCCAGGACGAAGCGATCAGAGCGTTGTCGCGCTCGATTCGCCGGAGCCGCGCCGGGCTGAAGGATCCCGCGCGTCCGATCGGGTCGTTCATCTTCTCGGGGCCAACTGGCGTCGGAAAGACGGAGCTTGCCCGCTCGCTCGCCAAGTTCCTGTTTGCGGATGCGAGTGCGTTGATCCGCGTCGACATGAGCGAATACATGGAGAAGTTCTCCGTGTCGCGGTTGATCGGCGCGCCTCCGGGATACGTCGGCTACGAGGACTCGGGTACGCTCACCAAGGCCGTACGGCGCAAGCCGTACAGTGTGATCCTCCTGGATGAGATCGAGAAGGCGCATCCGGACGTGTTCAACATTCTGCTGCAGGTGCTGGATGAAGGACATCTGACGGACAATTACGGACGTGTGATCGATTTCAAGAACACCGTCGTCATCATGACATCGAACGTCGGTGCAAAGGACATCACGAAGGGCGGGACGCTCGGCTTCAACACCGGCGAATCGCGCGACTCGTTCGAGCGCATCGTGCAGCGCGTCAAGGAAGAGATGTCGCACACGTTCAATCCGGAGTTCCTGAACCGGTTGGACGACGTGATCGTGTTCCACCCGCTGTCGCGCGAGAACATCCGCTCGATCGTCGACGTGGTTCTGCGCGATGTGCAGAAGCGGCTGGCAGACGAGGAGCTGGTGCTACGCCTCACTGAGTCGGCTGCGGACTTCCTCGTGAAGCACGGTTACGATGACAAGTTCGGCGCCCGTCCGTTAAAGCGGGCGATTCAGCGCTACATCGAGGACCCGCTCTCGGAGAAGATCCTCATGGCCGAGTTTGCCAAGGGGGACGAGATCGAGGTCGACACCGCGGCAGAGGGCGAGAAGCTCGAATTCCGTGTCATGACCAAGGCGAGCGCGGCGTAG
- a CDS encoding protein arginine kinase: MSFDPETLPGGGLGWMDGTGEQAGVVLSTRVRLARNVEGYAFSGRAREGERLRVLSQVRDALSVIPAARDGVLVRVDQLEEPDRLLLHERHVVSKELAALDTGTAPRSGAAVHVGRDVAIMVNEEDHLRIQAMRSGLDLDRAFADARDIDVELGQRVPFAYHREFGFLTACPTNVGTGLRASVLVHLPALVLTKEIGRVLVGLQQVGLTYRGLYGEGSEVIGNLFQISNQTTLGKSEQDLLDYLQDIVRHVIEKELEARKVLLRDAEYILEDKLWRAYGTLRYARSLSFDEAMNFLSGVRLAAGLKLIDGLSVYILNELLVFTQSAHLSAREGRVLTEDEASVVRAAFVRETLERAAQ, translated from the coding sequence ATGAGCTTCGATCCGGAGACGCTGCCCGGCGGCGGCCTTGGCTGGATGGACGGGACCGGCGAGCAGGCTGGCGTCGTTCTGTCCACCCGCGTGCGTCTGGCCCGCAACGTCGAGGGCTACGCCTTCTCGGGGCGCGCCAGAGAGGGCGAGCGCCTGAGAGTGCTGTCGCAGGTCAGGGATGCCTTGTCGGTGATTCCGGCCGCACGGGACGGGGTCCTGGTGCGCGTTGACCAGCTGGAGGAGCCGGACCGTCTGCTATTGCATGAACGGCACGTCGTGAGCAAGGAGCTCGCGGCGCTCGATACCGGAACTGCGCCCCGCAGCGGCGCGGCGGTTCATGTCGGGCGCGACGTTGCCATCATGGTGAACGAGGAGGACCATCTCCGGATCCAGGCCATGCGGTCCGGGCTGGATCTGGATCGGGCCTTTGCGGATGCGCGTGACATCGACGTGGAGCTGGGACAGCGTGTCCCGTTCGCGTATCATCGTGAGTTCGGATTTCTCACCGCCTGCCCGACCAACGTCGGTACCGGGCTCCGGGCATCCGTGCTGGTTCACCTGCCCGCACTCGTTCTCACCAAGGAGATCGGCAGAGTGCTGGTCGGTCTTCAGCAGGTCGGCCTGACGTACCGAGGCTTATATGGAGAGGGCAGCGAGGTCATAGGCAATCTGTTCCAGATTTCCAATCAGACCACGCTCGGGAAGTCCGAGCAGGATCTGCTGGATTACCTCCAGGATATCGTTCGGCACGTCATCGAAAAGGAACTGGAAGCGCGTAAAGTGCTCCTGCGGGACGCGGAGTATATTCTAGAGGACAAGTTGTGGCGGGCATACGGCACACTGCGGTACGCGAGAAGCCTCTCTTTCGACGAGGCGATGAATTTTCTGAGTGGAGTTCGCCTGGCCGCCGGACTGAAACTGATCGATGGGTTGAGTGTATACATTCTTAACGAACTCCTGGTATTCACTCAATCAGCGCATCTCTCCGCACGCGAGGGAAGGGTATTGACAGAGGATGAGGCGAGCGTGGTTCGCGCTGCCTTCGTACGGGAGACTTTGGAAAGGGCTGCCCAATGA
- a CDS encoding UvrB/UvrC motif-containing protein has product MLCEVCKENDVVITVTEIDGNGVRQVRLCEQCAAERGLQASVSAPPPAVTDFLQSVQQHIPPSQTDAVRCSFCSSTLRDFRQTGRLGCPYCYTAFEQSLRELLRKVHGQGQHRGREYSGAQGALEAPIPASPDRLRERLERAIRNEEFELAASLRDQLRAIE; this is encoded by the coding sequence GTGCTGTGTGAGGTTTGCAAGGAAAACGACGTGGTCATAACCGTTACGGAGATCGACGGGAACGGCGTGCGTCAGGTTCGGCTCTGCGAGCAGTGCGCCGCCGAGCGCGGACTCCAGGCGTCGGTCTCGGCGCCACCGCCCGCGGTAACCGATTTCCTCCAGTCGGTTCAGCAGCACATCCCGCCGTCGCAGACGGACGCGGTGCGTTGCTCGTTCTGCTCGTCCACGCTGCGCGACTTCCGCCAGACTGGCAGGCTTGGCTGCCCTTACTGCTATACCGCCTTCGAGCAGAGCCTGCGCGAGTTGCTCCGAAAGGTGCACGGGCAGGGGCAGCATCGAGGCCGGGAGTACAGTGGCGCACAAGGCGCGCTCGAAGCGCCGATTCCAGCATCGCCAGACCGGCTGCGTGAGCGGCTCGAGCGGGCGATCCGGAACGAGGAATTCGAACTGGCGGCGTCGCTGCGCGACCAGCTCCGGGCCATCGAATGA
- a CDS encoding ABC transporter ATP-binding protein: MTTVLESRGVTKRYIGGDGVALDVLRGVDLRVESGEMLAIIGESGSGKSTLLHILGGLDRPTSGDVLLSDRLLSDRSDEELAAVRNRGVGFVFQFHHLLREFSALENVAMPLRIAGESPAVAEARATSLLERVGLGGRLHHRPGELSGGEQQRTAVARALAASPGVVLADEPSGNLDLANGERLHDLLAEVVRDLGVGMVVVTHNMSLADRARAVYQLKEGRLSEIVRGEGGGWIGAV, encoded by the coding sequence ATGACGACGGTTCTGGAAAGTCGCGGCGTGACCAAACGGTACATCGGCGGCGACGGTGTTGCACTGGATGTTCTGCGTGGAGTGGATCTACGCGTCGAGTCGGGCGAGATGCTTGCGATAATCGGGGAAAGTGGCTCGGGGAAGAGCACTCTTCTGCACATACTGGGCGGACTGGACCGTCCGACCTCCGGTGACGTGCTGTTGTCTGATCGTCTTCTGTCCGATCGTTCGGATGAAGAACTCGCGGCCGTGCGAAACCGCGGCGTCGGTTTCGTGTTCCAGTTTCACCACCTTCTGCGGGAGTTCTCCGCGCTCGAAAATGTCGCAATGCCACTTCGCATCGCTGGTGAGAGTCCAGCCGTAGCCGAAGCACGAGCGACGTCGCTTCTGGAACGCGTGGGGCTTGGCGGGCGATTGCACCACCGGCCCGGCGAGCTTAGCGGCGGCGAGCAGCAGCGGACAGCGGTCGCCCGCGCGCTGGCGGCGTCGCCGGGTGTCGTCCTGGCGGACGAGCCGTCCGGCAACCTGGATCTCGCAAACGGCGAACGGTTGCACGACCTACTGGCCGAAGTCGTGCGAGACCTTGGCGTTGGGATGGTCGTCGTCACGCATAACATGTCTCTGGCCGACAGGGCGCGAGCGGTGTATCAGTTGAAGGAAGGAAGGTTGTCGGAAATCGTGCGGGGCGAGGGAGGAGGTTGGATCGGTGCTGTGTGA